Within the Metasolibacillus fluoroglycofenilyticus genome, the region ATTTTCTAAAGCGGTTTCTTTTATAATCTTCATCGCTCGCGGATATAAAATATCCATTACTAAAAGTACTTTAGCACCGGAATCAGCCATTTGATATTGAAGCTCACGTTCGGTATAAAGCGGATTTGTTTGAACAACAATACCACCTGCATACATCGTACCATAATAAGCGATAACAGCTTGTGGGCAGTTTGGCAACATTACCGCAACACGGTCATCTTTCTCCACCCCTAGAGAACGTAAATAGTTGGCAAACTTCAAAGCTGATTCATAAAGCTCCTTATATGTTAATTCCTTTCCCATGAAATGCACCGCTATTTTATCAGGATACTCATTGTAAGCTTCCGTTAAAAATTGCTGTACTGGCATTGCTGGTAATTCGATTTCATGCGGAATTTCCTCGGGATACTTCTTTAACCACACCTTCTCTGTCATGACACTCTCCCCTTCACCTAGTATATTATTCATATTCTATTAACAATCATTATAGTGAAAAATGAATGCGTTTACAAATGGTTTTTTGTTATTCTTTTCAAATTTCGCTCGAATATGCAATTTATTTCTTCCTATATCTTATGTAGCTAGAGGGGTTTTAATATCTTTAAGGGAAAAATTATAGCGAATGCTTAATTAAACGTTGATTTCCGTTACGGTTGAAGCCTCCGCTTTTCCCACTGGAGTAGTGCCACCTCCATTTCAATCTGCGAATAGACAGCCTTTCAATAATAATTAAATAACCTTACATTAGAAAAATGAATATCGTTTTATAACAAGAAGTAAAAAAGCCAACTCACACCACACATTCTTTGTGGCAAATTGACTTTTTGTCCTTTTTGAAAAAGGCCTTCTTAATTCGCTGAACCTCGTGTTTCTTTTATTATTCAAAAGTTCCCTTGCCATCCAGCTAAATGAACACTTTTGAAAAACAGCATCGCAAGCGTCCAAAACGCCAGCAAATGCACGGCTTTTGGACGCCCTTTCCCTATCTCGTCAACATATAATAAATGCCTACCGCAATAAATGCGACACAGACAACCATTAGCACCTTTGCTAATTTCTCCATTTCACAACACTCCTACGCAATACTTGCCCCGATAACAAATGATAGGCCAACCGAAATTGTACAGGAAATAAAGCCGACAGAACGATTGTCCTTAGCAATTTCCTCATCCACTTTAATGAGTGGTGTTAAAAATTCAAATAAAAAATAGGCGAAAATAAGTAATATAAAGCCATATAAGCCCCAACCGAGCATCTCCATTAACGTTGTATGACGCTCAATAGAGTAGCGGAAAATATTACAAATACCCAGAATTTTCCCACCAGTTGCAAGCGCTACTGCCACATTGCCCTTTTTTATTTCTTCCCAGTTCTTATACTTCGTTACAACTTCAAATAACACCATTGATACGACTAGACAAAGTACAACAACGCTAAAATAACCCGCTGTTTCTACTAAAGGATGTTGCCAAAATGCTGATGCTAACATAAGCTGTCCCCCTCTATTTCAATTCTACAACTGTCACACCGAATCCGCCTTCTCCTGCTTCGCCGTAGCGGAATGATTTCACACGCTTATGCCCCTTTAAATAGCTTTGAATGCCTTGGC harbors:
- a CDS encoding DUF350 domain-containing protein translates to MLASAFWQHPLVETAGYFSVVVLCLVVSMVLFEVVTKYKNWEEIKKGNVAVALATGGKILGICNIFRYSIERHTTLMEMLGWGLYGFILLIFAYFLFEFLTPLIKVDEEIAKDNRSVGFISCTISVGLSFVIGASIA